One genomic segment of Theobroma cacao cultivar B97-61/B2 chromosome 6, Criollo_cocoa_genome_V2, whole genome shotgun sequence includes these proteins:
- the LOC18596932 gene encoding endonuclease 4 produces the protein MGFRGMGSHELLWIGRVLVLMLLVHGVIGWGKEGHYAVCKIAEGYLTEDALATVKELLPDSAKGELASVCSWPDDIKWYYNWHWTSPLHYVDTPDLKCNYEYCRDCHDLAGHKNICVTGAIFNYTSQLFSAYQDYKPKLKYNLTEALMFLAHFMGDVHQPLHVGFTGDLGGNTITVRWYRRKTNLHHVWDTMIIDSAVKTFYGSDLAIMIQAIQRNITDAWSNDIPSWEYCGYNHAVCPNLYASESVGLACKFAYRNATPGSTLEDDYFLSRLPIVEKRLAQGGIRLAAVLNRIFTSEVKIARA, from the exons ATGGGTTTTAGAGGAATGGGTTCGCATGAGCTACTTTGGATTGGAAGGGTGCTTGTTCTTATGTTATTAGTTCATGGGGTAATTGGTTGGGGAAAGGAGGGTCATTATGCTGTTTGCAAGATAGCTGAG GGATATCTTACTGAAGATGCTTTGGCTACAGTAAAAGAACTGCTCCCTGATTCAGCTAAAGGTGAGCTTGCATCTGTATGCTCCTGGCCTGATGATATAAAGTGGTACTACAACTGGCACTGGACTAGTCCCTTACACTATGTTGACACCCCAGATTTAAAGTGTAACTATGAATACTGCC GTGACTGCCATGATCTTGCTGgacataaaaatatttgcGTAACTGGAGCAATTTTCAACTATACAAGCCAACTCTTTTCAGCATATCAGGACTATAAGCCCAAGTTGAAAT ACAATTTGACAGAGGCACTTATGTTCTTAGCTCATTTTATGGGGGATGTCCATCAG CCATTACATGTTGGCTTCACAGGAGATTTAGGTGGAAATACAATCACAGTCCGTTGGTATCGTAGGAAGACAAATCTACACCAT GTCTGGGATACCATGATTATTGATTCTGCAGTGAAGACATTCTATGGATCGGATCTTGCAATAATGATTCAAGCCATCCAGAGGAATATTACA GATGCTTGGTCCAATGATATACCATCATGGGaatattgtggatataatcATGCAGTTTGTCCTAACCT GTATGCTTCTGAAAGTGTTGGGTTGGCATGTAAGTTTGCATACAGGAATGCCACGCCTGGAAGCACCTTAGAAG ATGATTATTTCCTCTCTCGGTTGCCTATTGTGGAGAAGAGGCTTGCTCAAGGTGGGATTCGCCTTGCTGCAGTGCTCAACCGAATATTTACTTCTGAAGTGAAAATTGCTCGAGCATGA
- the LOC18596933 gene encoding quinone oxidoreductase PIG3 gives MKAIVITTPGGPEVLQLQQVDDPEIKDDEVLIKVEASALNRADTLQRKGAYPPPKGASPYPGLECSGAVLSVGKNVTRWKVGDQVCALLSGGGYAEKVAVPAGQVLPIPPGVSLKDAAGLPEVACTVWSTVFMMSRLSAGETFLVHGGSSGIGTFAIQIAKTKGATVFVTAGSEDKLAFCKNLGADVCINYKTEDFVTRVKEETGGKGVDVILDCIGAAYLQRNLDSLNFDGRLCLIGFQSGAVTEIKLNTLLPKRLTVQGAALRPRSHENKAMVVNEVEKNVWPAIAAGKVKPIIYKSFPLSETGEAHRLMESSDHIGKILLVP, from the exons atGAAGGCAATAGTGATAACAACGCCAGGAGGCCCAGAGGTGCTGCAGTTGCAACAAGTTGATGACCCAGAAATCAAAGACGATGAGGTCCTCATCAAGGTAGAGGCCTCTGCTCTGAACCGGGCTGATACACTCCAAAGGAAAGGTGCCTACCCTCCTCCTAAGGGTGCTAGTCCTTACCCTGGTCTTGAATGTTCTGGCGCTGTCCTTTCTGTTGGCAAGAATGTTACCCGCTGGAAAGTTGGTGATCAG GTGTGTGCTCTTCTTAGTGGAGGTGGCTATGCTGAGAAAGTAGCAGTTCCAGCTGGACAAGTTCTTCCAATCCCACCTGGGGTTTCTCTCAAGGATGCTGCCGGTTTACCTGAAGTGGCTTGTACTGTTTGGTCCACTGTTTTTATGATGAGTCGCCTATCTGCTGGAGAGACATTCTTG GTCCATGGTGGTTCTAGTGGAATTGGCACTTTCGCAATTCAGATAGCCAAGACCAAAGGAGCAACAGTGTTTGTCACTGCAG GGAGTGAAGATAAATTAGCTTTTTGTAAGAATCTTGGTGCTGATGTGTGCATCAATTACAAGACAGAGGATTTTGTTACacgtgttaaggaagaaactGGAGGGAAAG GTGTTGATGTGATTCTGGATTGTATTGGAGCAGCCTACCTTCAGCGAAACCTGGACAGCTTAAATTTTGATGGAAGGCTTTGTCTTATTGGCTTCCAGAGTGGAGCAgtcaccgaaattaaactgAATACTTTACTTCCAAAGCGCCTTACAGTACAAG GGGCTGCCTTACGACCAAGAAGTCATGAAAACAAAGCAATGGTTGTAAATGAAGTGGAGAAGAATGTTTGGCCAGCAATTGCAGCAGGCAAGGTGAAGCCTATAATCTACAAATCTTTTCCCTTATCTGAGACTGGGGAGGCTCATCGGCTCATGGAAAGTAGTGACCATATTGGGAAGATACTACTTGTTCCATGA